Proteins from a genomic interval of Kitasatospora herbaricolor:
- a CDS encoding MTH1187 family thiamine-binding protein gives MIAAFSVTPLGIGEDVGEAVAAAVKVVRASGLPNRTDAMFTSIEGEWDEVMPVIREAIDAVKAYSGRVSTVIKIDDRAGVTDGLTAKVVTVERHLAAGG, from the coding sequence GTGATCGCAGCATTCTCGGTCACCCCGCTGGGCATCGGCGAGGACGTCGGCGAGGCCGTCGCCGCCGCGGTGAAGGTGGTGCGGGCGAGCGGCCTGCCCAACCGGACGGACGCGATGTTCACCAGCATCGAGGGGGAGTGGGACGAGGTGATGCCGGTCATCCGGGAGGCGATCGACGCGGTCAAGGCCTACAGCGGCCGGGTGAGCACCGTGATCAAGATCGACGACCGGGCGGGCGTGACCGACGGGCTCACCGCGAAGGTGGTGACCGTGGAGCGCCATC